In Carassius gibelio isolate Cgi1373 ecotype wild population from Czech Republic chromosome B19, carGib1.2-hapl.c, whole genome shotgun sequence, one DNA window encodes the following:
- the nfyc gene encoding nuclear transcription factor Y subunit gamma isoform X2 has protein sequence MSADSFGAGGSDAQQSLQSFWPRVMEEIRNLTVDFRVQELPLARIKKIMKLDEDVKMISAEAPVLFAKAAQIFITELTLRAWIHTEDNKRRTLQRNDIAMAITKFDQFDFLIDIVPRDDLKPPKRQEEVRQAVAPTEPVQYYFTLAQQPGAVQVQGQQQGQQVAAPTATTLQPGQIIIAQPQQGQVLQGTTMQQLQQVQVAQSQATPITNAPVTMQVGEGQQVQIVQAAAQGQAQAQAAQSAGQTMQVMQQIITNTGEIQQIPVQLNTGQLQYIRLAQPVSGTQVVQGQIQTLATNTQQISQTEVQQGQQQFSQFTDGQQLYQIQQVTMPAGQELTQPMFIQSTNQTADGQVTTQVSAD, from the exons ATGTCGGCAGACTCATTTGGAGCAGGCGGCAGCGATGCCCAGCAGAGCTTACAGTCCTTTTGGCCCAGAGTGATGGAAGAAATCAGGAATCTTACCGTG GATTTCCGTGTGCAAGAGCTTCCTCTTGCTCGCATCAAGAAAATTATGAAACTGGATGAGGATGTGAAG ATGATCAGTGCCGAGGCACCGGTGCTGTTTGCCAAAGCGGCACAGATCTTCATCACGGAGCTCACTCTCAGAGCTTGGATTCACACCGAGGACAACAAGCGGCGCACACTACAG AGGAATGACATCGCCATGGCCATCACTaagtttgatcagtttgactTCCTCATTGACATCGTCCCCCGCGATGACCTCAAGCCTCCAAAACGACAG GAGGAAGTGCGTCAGGCTGTCGCCCCGACTGAGCCGGTCCAGTATTACTTCACTCTGGCGCAGCAGCCCGGCGCGGTGCAGGTTCAAGGTCAACAGCAAGGCCAGCAGGTGGCTGCTCCCACCGCCACCACACTACAGCCCGGACAGATTATCATCGCTCAGCCCCAACAGGGCCAG gtATTGCAAGGAACCACCATGCAGCAGCTGCAGCAGGTGCAGGTTGCTCAATCACAGGCAACACCTATCACG AACGCTCCGGTGACCATGCAGGTGGGCGAAGGCCAGCAGGTGCAGATCGTGCAGGCCGCTGCACAGGGACAGGCGCAGGCGCAGGCAGCACAGTCGGCTGGACAGACCATGCAGGTTATGCAGCAGATCATCACCAACACGGGAGAGATCCAGCAGATTCCA GTGCAGCTCAACACCGGCCAGCTGCAGTATATTCGCTTGGCTCAGCCTGTCTCAGGAACACAGGTTGTTCAAGGACAAATACAGACGCTTGCAACAAACACTCAGCAG ATTTCACAGACAGAAGTACAACAGGGTCAGCAGCAGTTCAGCCAGTTTACTGATGGGCAG CAGTTGTATCAGATCCAGCAGGTGACGATGCCGGCTGGACAGGAACTGACCCAGCCTATGTTCATCCAGTCCACCAACCAGACGGCTGACGGGCAGGTCACCACGCAGGTCAGTGCGGACTGA
- the LOC127979029 gene encoding uncharacterized protein LOC127979029 isoform X3 translates to MCVVEMDLYSMVAHIVGRKHRQKYLELKRPDLVTWQDNNQKQPGLVARAKAAVVEKQEGWGKPVALKRPQEKFRKVFQAGSDSRASVHEQHYYEQDSLRKPPFPEQVKKQTYLDEDRHGRPYYTGDEYEQYSRPNNPSHAIHQQLYPEEIRYQEPYEDADIRGRYSQGDDYPERAEREMHTRPYADQGGRRLQEDYEGESLSRGQFPGGKTNRFNDKDLRIRPAASEYQKEQMEVRQYASYEERNPDMNPMSMHGSNFNEEKRGTVREMHSRPWDKANEVQGYPPMFEPRDPRTYSHEAVPAKKKKKSRFSDATAEEIALAHSRHSNKSTLKEQPRGAPFRANPPSFNNQFVDSGSTSHLNPKQENVLDILSDIKIDNMDEARFLKERLCTVLKEFQENKSRSAGGHTSQPVSDHRGVEQTRDDPDGMHLEKRGFQETRRYDDDPRSFQESRQYGDDPRMFREVRQIGDDPRSLSETRHYEDDYKESKRFDDYPSGLQEARPYANDPREFQTTMIQETPRDLPRERRRYHEDPRQKEQHFEEYSRAEASRSTQETRYYEDDYIGFGNVDPERNWGRSSERYENRGQEDVERGYQESFGKHPVHFQPISQQEESRMYAGRTQQRSHLSDYQPGDEPYDPFHPSSSPPPEASSSTSLDKIASTLLELVARR, encoded by the exons ATGTGTGTCGTGGAGATGGACCTTTACAGCATGGTGGCCCATATTGTTGGACGTAAACACAGACAAAAATACTTG GAGCTGAAAAGACCAGACTTGGTGACATGGCAAGACAACAACCAGAAACAGCCAGGTCTCGTTGCCAGAGCTAAAGCTGCAGTGGTCGAAAAGCAGGAGGGATGGGGAAAGCCAGTG GCACTCAAAAGACCTCAAGAGAAATTCAGAAAAGTTTTTCAAG CAGGAAGTGATTCACGGGCTAGTGTTCATGAACAACACTACTATGAACAAGACTCTCTTAGGAAGCCTCCTTTCCCTGAACAGGTTAAAAAACAGACGTACCTGGATGAAGACCGACACGGAAGACCCTATTATACAGGCGATGAGTATGAACAGTACAGTAGACCTAATAATCCAAGTCACGCAATCCACCAACAGTTGTATCCAGAAGAAATCCGATATCAAGAACCTTACGAAGATGCTGACATTAGAGGAAGATACTCACAAGGTGATGATTATCCTGAAAGAGCTGAAAGAGAAATGCATACTAGGCCCTATGCAGACCAGGGTGGACGGAGACTTCAAGAAGACTATGAAGGAGAAAGTCTTAGCAGAGGACAGTTCCCAGGAGGTAAAACAAACCGATTCAATGACAAAGACCTCCGAATCCGCCCGGCAGCATCAGAATATCAGAAAGAGCAAATGGAAGTTAGGCAGTATGCAAGTTATGAAGAGAGAAATCCTGACATGAACCCCATGTCAATGCATGGAAGTAACTTCAATGAGGAGAAAAGGGGGACTGTGAGAGAAATGCACAGCAGGCCTTGGGACAAAGCTAATGAGGTACAAGGTTACCCCCCTATGTTTGAACCCAGAGATCCAAGAACATATTCACACGAAGCAGTTCcagctaaaaagaaaaagaagagcaGATTCTCTGATGCTACCGCAGAGGAAATCGCACTCGCTCATTCGAG ACATTCAAATAAATCCACCCTAAAAGAGCAACCAAGAGGAGCACCGTTTAGAGCAAATCCTCCG tcgtTTAATAACCAATTTGTGGATTCTGGAAGTACATCCCATCTTAATCCGAAACAGGAAAATGTTCTGGACATACTT AGTGACATCAAGATTGATAATATGGACGAAGCCAGATTTCTTAAAGAAAGGCTGTGCACCGTTTTGAAGGAGTTTCAAGAAAACAAATCCAGAAGTGCTGGG GGCCATACTTCACAGCCTGTCAGTGATCATAGAGGGGTAGAGCAGACACGGGATGATCCAGATGGCATGCATTTAGAAAAGAGAGGTTTCCAAGAGACCAGACGATACGATGATGATCCCAGAAGTTTCCAAGAATCCAGACAATATGGAGATGACCCTAGAATGTTTCGAGAGGTCCGACAAATTGGGGATGACCCCAGAAGTCTTAGCGAGACCAGACATTATGAAGATGATTACAAAGAGTCAAAACGATTTGATGATTATCCCAGTGGTCTTCAAGAAGCAAGGCCATATGCCAATGATCCCAGAGAATTTCAAACGACTATGATACAAGAGACCCCACGAGATCTTCCCCGCGAGAGGAGACGTTATCATGAAGATCCTAGACAAAAGGAAcaacattttgaagaatattcaAGAGCAGAAGCTTCAAGAAGTACTCAAGAAACAAGATATTATGAAGATGATTACATTGGCTTTGGAAATGTGGATCCTGAAAGAAACTGGGGGCGTTCATCAGAGCGTTATGAGAACAGAGGCCAGGAAGATGTTGAGAGGGGTTATCAAG AGAGCTTTGGCAAGCATCCCGTTCACTTCCAACCAATCTCTCAACAAGAAGAATCAAGGATGTATGCTGGGAGAACACAGCAGCGGTCTCATCTGAGTGACTATCAACCAGGCGACGAACCCTACGACCCGTTCCACCCGTCATCCTCGCCACCTCCAGAAGCGTCCAGCTCCACCAGTCTTGACAAGATTGCCTCAACTCTTCTTGAGCTTGTGGCTCGTAGATAA
- the nfyc gene encoding nuclear transcription factor Y subunit gamma isoform X1 yields the protein MSADSFGAGGSDAQQSLQSFWPRVMEEIRNLTVKDFRVQELPLARIKKIMKLDEDVKMISAEAPVLFAKAAQIFITELTLRAWIHTEDNKRRTLQRNDIAMAITKFDQFDFLIDIVPRDDLKPPKRQEEVRQAVAPTEPVQYYFTLAQQPGAVQVQGQQQGQQVAAPTATTLQPGQIIIAQPQQGQVLQGTTMQQLQQVQVAQSQATPITNAPVTMQVGEGQQVQIVQAAAQGQAQAQAAQSAGQTMQVMQQIITNTGEIQQIPVQLNTGQLQYIRLAQPVSGTQVVQGQIQTLATNTQQISQTEVQQGQQQFSQFTDGQQLYQIQQVTMPAGQELTQPMFIQSTNQTADGQVTTQVSAD from the exons ATGTCGGCAGACTCATTTGGAGCAGGCGGCAGCGATGCCCAGCAGAGCTTACAGTCCTTTTGGCCCAGAGTGATGGAAGAAATCAGGAATCTTACCGTG AAGGATTTCCGTGTGCAAGAGCTTCCTCTTGCTCGCATCAAGAAAATTATGAAACTGGATGAGGATGTGAAG ATGATCAGTGCCGAGGCACCGGTGCTGTTTGCCAAAGCGGCACAGATCTTCATCACGGAGCTCACTCTCAGAGCTTGGATTCACACCGAGGACAACAAGCGGCGCACACTACAG AGGAATGACATCGCCATGGCCATCACTaagtttgatcagtttgactTCCTCATTGACATCGTCCCCCGCGATGACCTCAAGCCTCCAAAACGACAG GAGGAAGTGCGTCAGGCTGTCGCCCCGACTGAGCCGGTCCAGTATTACTTCACTCTGGCGCAGCAGCCCGGCGCGGTGCAGGTTCAAGGTCAACAGCAAGGCCAGCAGGTGGCTGCTCCCACCGCCACCACACTACAGCCCGGACAGATTATCATCGCTCAGCCCCAACAGGGCCAG gtATTGCAAGGAACCACCATGCAGCAGCTGCAGCAGGTGCAGGTTGCTCAATCACAGGCAACACCTATCACG AACGCTCCGGTGACCATGCAGGTGGGCGAAGGCCAGCAGGTGCAGATCGTGCAGGCCGCTGCACAGGGACAGGCGCAGGCGCAGGCAGCACAGTCGGCTGGACAGACCATGCAGGTTATGCAGCAGATCATCACCAACACGGGAGAGATCCAGCAGATTCCA GTGCAGCTCAACACCGGCCAGCTGCAGTATATTCGCTTGGCTCAGCCTGTCTCAGGAACACAGGTTGTTCAAGGACAAATACAGACGCTTGCAACAAACACTCAGCAG ATTTCACAGACAGAAGTACAACAGGGTCAGCAGCAGTTCAGCCAGTTTACTGATGGGCAG CAGTTGTATCAGATCCAGCAGGTGACGATGCCGGCTGGACAGGAACTGACCCAGCCTATGTTCATCCAGTCCACCAACCAGACGGCTGACGGGCAGGTCACCACGCAGGTCAGTGCGGACTGA
- the nfyc gene encoding nuclear transcription factor Y subunit gamma isoform X3: MSADSFGAGGSDAQQSLQSFWPRVMEEIRNLTVKDFRVQELPLARIKKIMKLDEDVKMISAEAPVLFAKAAQIFITELTLRAWIHTEDNKRRTLQRNDIAMAITKFDQFDFLIDIVPRDDLKPPKRQEEVRQAVAPTEPVQYYFTLAQQPGAVQVQGQQQGQQVAAPTATTLQPGQIIIAQPQQGQNAPVTMQVGEGQQVQIVQAAAQGQAQAQAAQSAGQTMQVMQQIITNTGEIQQIPVQLNTGQLQYIRLAQPVSGTQVVQGQIQTLATNTQQISQTEVQQGQQQFSQFTDGQQLYQIQQVTMPAGQELTQPMFIQSTNQTADGQVTTQVSAD, from the exons ATGTCGGCAGACTCATTTGGAGCAGGCGGCAGCGATGCCCAGCAGAGCTTACAGTCCTTTTGGCCCAGAGTGATGGAAGAAATCAGGAATCTTACCGTG AAGGATTTCCGTGTGCAAGAGCTTCCTCTTGCTCGCATCAAGAAAATTATGAAACTGGATGAGGATGTGAAG ATGATCAGTGCCGAGGCACCGGTGCTGTTTGCCAAAGCGGCACAGATCTTCATCACGGAGCTCACTCTCAGAGCTTGGATTCACACCGAGGACAACAAGCGGCGCACACTACAG AGGAATGACATCGCCATGGCCATCACTaagtttgatcagtttgactTCCTCATTGACATCGTCCCCCGCGATGACCTCAAGCCTCCAAAACGACAG GAGGAAGTGCGTCAGGCTGTCGCCCCGACTGAGCCGGTCCAGTATTACTTCACTCTGGCGCAGCAGCCCGGCGCGGTGCAGGTTCAAGGTCAACAGCAAGGCCAGCAGGTGGCTGCTCCCACCGCCACCACACTACAGCCCGGACAGATTATCATCGCTCAGCCCCAACAGGGCCAG AACGCTCCGGTGACCATGCAGGTGGGCGAAGGCCAGCAGGTGCAGATCGTGCAGGCCGCTGCACAGGGACAGGCGCAGGCGCAGGCAGCACAGTCGGCTGGACAGACCATGCAGGTTATGCAGCAGATCATCACCAACACGGGAGAGATCCAGCAGATTCCA GTGCAGCTCAACACCGGCCAGCTGCAGTATATTCGCTTGGCTCAGCCTGTCTCAGGAACACAGGTTGTTCAAGGACAAATACAGACGCTTGCAACAAACACTCAGCAG ATTTCACAGACAGAAGTACAACAGGGTCAGCAGCAGTTCAGCCAGTTTACTGATGGGCAG CAGTTGTATCAGATCCAGCAGGTGACGATGCCGGCTGGACAGGAACTGACCCAGCCTATGTTCATCCAGTCCACCAACCAGACGGCTGACGGGCAGGTCACCACGCAGGTCAGTGCGGACTGA
- the LOC127979029 gene encoding uncharacterized protein LOC127979029 isoform X1, which produces MADLLTVYDDEQANSFIDCTICNKRIRGDTHYKIHVTTLQHLKKEDTLASQGEIPRQPRLPEWNDIVEYLEYLKLDEPIIGLNSLIQIPDHLADDGKTVLKYKCRMCVVEMDLYSMVAHIVGRKHRQKYLELKRPDLVTWQDNNQKQPGLVARAKAAVVEKQEGWGKPVALKRPQEKFRKVFQAGSDSRASVHEQHYYEQDSLRKPPFPEQVKKQTYLDEDRHGRPYYTGDEYEQYSRPNNPSHAIHQQLYPEEIRYQEPYEDADIRGRYSQGDDYPERAEREMHTRPYADQGGRRLQEDYEGESLSRGQFPGGKTNRFNDKDLRIRPAASEYQKEQMEVRQYASYEERNPDMNPMSMHGSNFNEEKRGTVREMHSRPWDKANEVQGYPPMFEPRDPRTYSHEAVPAKKKKKSRFSDATAEEIALAHSRHSNKSTLKEQPRGAPFRANPPSFNNQFVDSGSTSHLNPKQENVLDILSDIKIDNMDEARFLKERLCTVLKEFQENKSRSAGGHTSQPVSDHRGVEQTRDDPDGMHLEKRGFQETRRYDDDPRSFQESRQYGDDPRMFREVRQIGDDPRSLSETRHYEDDYKESKRFDDYPSGLQEARPYANDPREFQTTMIQETPRDLPRERRRYHEDPRQKEQHFEEYSRAEASRSTQETRYYEDDYIGFGNVDPERNWGRSSERYENRGQEDVERGYQESFGKHPVHFQPISQQEESRMYAGRTQQRSHLSDYQPGDEPYDPFHPSSSPPPEASSSTSLDKIASTLLELVARR; this is translated from the exons ATGGCCGATTTACTGACTGTGTACGACGACGAGCAGGCCAACAGCTTCATCGACTGCACG ATCTGCAATAAAAGAATACGGGGAGACACTCATTACAAAATCCACGTGACCACTTTACAACATTTGAAG AAAGAGGACACCCTAGCTTCACAAG GAGAGATTCCGAGACAACCTCGACTGCCAGAATGGAATGACATAGTCGAATATTTGGAATACCTGAAACTTGATGAGCCCATCATTG gTCTCAACTCCCTGATACAGATTCCAGATCATCTCGCTGACGATGGCAAAACTGTGTTGAAGTACAAGTGCCGAATGTGTGTCGTGGAGATGGACCTTTACAGCATGGTGGCCCATATTGTTGGACGTAAACACAGACAAAAATACTTG GAGCTGAAAAGACCAGACTTGGTGACATGGCAAGACAACAACCAGAAACAGCCAGGTCTCGTTGCCAGAGCTAAAGCTGCAGTGGTCGAAAAGCAGGAGGGATGGGGAAAGCCAGTG GCACTCAAAAGACCTCAAGAGAAATTCAGAAAAGTTTTTCAAG CAGGAAGTGATTCACGGGCTAGTGTTCATGAACAACACTACTATGAACAAGACTCTCTTAGGAAGCCTCCTTTCCCTGAACAGGTTAAAAAACAGACGTACCTGGATGAAGACCGACACGGAAGACCCTATTATACAGGCGATGAGTATGAACAGTACAGTAGACCTAATAATCCAAGTCACGCAATCCACCAACAGTTGTATCCAGAAGAAATCCGATATCAAGAACCTTACGAAGATGCTGACATTAGAGGAAGATACTCACAAGGTGATGATTATCCTGAAAGAGCTGAAAGAGAAATGCATACTAGGCCCTATGCAGACCAGGGTGGACGGAGACTTCAAGAAGACTATGAAGGAGAAAGTCTTAGCAGAGGACAGTTCCCAGGAGGTAAAACAAACCGATTCAATGACAAAGACCTCCGAATCCGCCCGGCAGCATCAGAATATCAGAAAGAGCAAATGGAAGTTAGGCAGTATGCAAGTTATGAAGAGAGAAATCCTGACATGAACCCCATGTCAATGCATGGAAGTAACTTCAATGAGGAGAAAAGGGGGACTGTGAGAGAAATGCACAGCAGGCCTTGGGACAAAGCTAATGAGGTACAAGGTTACCCCCCTATGTTTGAACCCAGAGATCCAAGAACATATTCACACGAAGCAGTTCcagctaaaaagaaaaagaagagcaGATTCTCTGATGCTACCGCAGAGGAAATCGCACTCGCTCATTCGAG ACATTCAAATAAATCCACCCTAAAAGAGCAACCAAGAGGAGCACCGTTTAGAGCAAATCCTCCG tcgtTTAATAACCAATTTGTGGATTCTGGAAGTACATCCCATCTTAATCCGAAACAGGAAAATGTTCTGGACATACTT AGTGACATCAAGATTGATAATATGGACGAAGCCAGATTTCTTAAAGAAAGGCTGTGCACCGTTTTGAAGGAGTTTCAAGAAAACAAATCCAGAAGTGCTGGG GGCCATACTTCACAGCCTGTCAGTGATCATAGAGGGGTAGAGCAGACACGGGATGATCCAGATGGCATGCATTTAGAAAAGAGAGGTTTCCAAGAGACCAGACGATACGATGATGATCCCAGAAGTTTCCAAGAATCCAGACAATATGGAGATGACCCTAGAATGTTTCGAGAGGTCCGACAAATTGGGGATGACCCCAGAAGTCTTAGCGAGACCAGACATTATGAAGATGATTACAAAGAGTCAAAACGATTTGATGATTATCCCAGTGGTCTTCAAGAAGCAAGGCCATATGCCAATGATCCCAGAGAATTTCAAACGACTATGATACAAGAGACCCCACGAGATCTTCCCCGCGAGAGGAGACGTTATCATGAAGATCCTAGACAAAAGGAAcaacattttgaagaatattcaAGAGCAGAAGCTTCAAGAAGTACTCAAGAAACAAGATATTATGAAGATGATTACATTGGCTTTGGAAATGTGGATCCTGAAAGAAACTGGGGGCGTTCATCAGAGCGTTATGAGAACAGAGGCCAGGAAGATGTTGAGAGGGGTTATCAAG AGAGCTTTGGCAAGCATCCCGTTCACTTCCAACCAATCTCTCAACAAGAAGAATCAAGGATGTATGCTGGGAGAACACAGCAGCGGTCTCATCTGAGTGACTATCAACCAGGCGACGAACCCTACGACCCGTTCCACCCGTCATCCTCGCCACCTCCAGAAGCGTCCAGCTCCACCAGTCTTGACAAGATTGCCTCAACTCTTCTTGAGCTTGTGGCTCGTAGATAA
- the LOC127979029 gene encoding uncharacterized protein LOC127979029 isoform X2 — MADLLTVYDDEQANSFIDCTICNKRIRGDTHYKIHVTTLQHLKKEDTLASQGEIPRQPRLPEWNDIVEYLEYLKLDEPIIGLNSLIQIPDHLADDGKTVLKYKCRMCVVEMDLYSMVAHIVGRKHRQKYLELKRPDLVTWQDNNQKQPGLVARAKAAVVEKQEGWGKPVALKRPQEKFRKVFQGSDSRASVHEQHYYEQDSLRKPPFPEQVKKQTYLDEDRHGRPYYTGDEYEQYSRPNNPSHAIHQQLYPEEIRYQEPYEDADIRGRYSQGDDYPERAEREMHTRPYADQGGRRLQEDYEGESLSRGQFPGGKTNRFNDKDLRIRPAASEYQKEQMEVRQYASYEERNPDMNPMSMHGSNFNEEKRGTVREMHSRPWDKANEVQGYPPMFEPRDPRTYSHEAVPAKKKKKSRFSDATAEEIALAHSRHSNKSTLKEQPRGAPFRANPPSFNNQFVDSGSTSHLNPKQENVLDILSDIKIDNMDEARFLKERLCTVLKEFQENKSRSAGGHTSQPVSDHRGVEQTRDDPDGMHLEKRGFQETRRYDDDPRSFQESRQYGDDPRMFREVRQIGDDPRSLSETRHYEDDYKESKRFDDYPSGLQEARPYANDPREFQTTMIQETPRDLPRERRRYHEDPRQKEQHFEEYSRAEASRSTQETRYYEDDYIGFGNVDPERNWGRSSERYENRGQEDVERGYQESFGKHPVHFQPISQQEESRMYAGRTQQRSHLSDYQPGDEPYDPFHPSSSPPPEASSSTSLDKIASTLLELVARR, encoded by the exons ATGGCCGATTTACTGACTGTGTACGACGACGAGCAGGCCAACAGCTTCATCGACTGCACG ATCTGCAATAAAAGAATACGGGGAGACACTCATTACAAAATCCACGTGACCACTTTACAACATTTGAAG AAAGAGGACACCCTAGCTTCACAAG GAGAGATTCCGAGACAACCTCGACTGCCAGAATGGAATGACATAGTCGAATATTTGGAATACCTGAAACTTGATGAGCCCATCATTG gTCTCAACTCCCTGATACAGATTCCAGATCATCTCGCTGACGATGGCAAAACTGTGTTGAAGTACAAGTGCCGAATGTGTGTCGTGGAGATGGACCTTTACAGCATGGTGGCCCATATTGTTGGACGTAAACACAGACAAAAATACTTG GAGCTGAAAAGACCAGACTTGGTGACATGGCAAGACAACAACCAGAAACAGCCAGGTCTCGTTGCCAGAGCTAAAGCTGCAGTGGTCGAAAAGCAGGAGGGATGGGGAAAGCCAGTG GCACTCAAAAGACCTCAAGAGAAATTCAGAAAAGTTTTTCAAG GAAGTGATTCACGGGCTAGTGTTCATGAACAACACTACTATGAACAAGACTCTCTTAGGAAGCCTCCTTTCCCTGAACAGGTTAAAAAACAGACGTACCTGGATGAAGACCGACACGGAAGACCCTATTATACAGGCGATGAGTATGAACAGTACAGTAGACCTAATAATCCAAGTCACGCAATCCACCAACAGTTGTATCCAGAAGAAATCCGATATCAAGAACCTTACGAAGATGCTGACATTAGAGGAAGATACTCACAAGGTGATGATTATCCTGAAAGAGCTGAAAGAGAAATGCATACTAGGCCCTATGCAGACCAGGGTGGACGGAGACTTCAAGAAGACTATGAAGGAGAAAGTCTTAGCAGAGGACAGTTCCCAGGAGGTAAAACAAACCGATTCAATGACAAAGACCTCCGAATCCGCCCGGCAGCATCAGAATATCAGAAAGAGCAAATGGAAGTTAGGCAGTATGCAAGTTATGAAGAGAGAAATCCTGACATGAACCCCATGTCAATGCATGGAAGTAACTTCAATGAGGAGAAAAGGGGGACTGTGAGAGAAATGCACAGCAGGCCTTGGGACAAAGCTAATGAGGTACAAGGTTACCCCCCTATGTTTGAACCCAGAGATCCAAGAACATATTCACACGAAGCAGTTCcagctaaaaagaaaaagaagagcaGATTCTCTGATGCTACCGCAGAGGAAATCGCACTCGCTCATTCGAG ACATTCAAATAAATCCACCCTAAAAGAGCAACCAAGAGGAGCACCGTTTAGAGCAAATCCTCCG tcgtTTAATAACCAATTTGTGGATTCTGGAAGTACATCCCATCTTAATCCGAAACAGGAAAATGTTCTGGACATACTT AGTGACATCAAGATTGATAATATGGACGAAGCCAGATTTCTTAAAGAAAGGCTGTGCACCGTTTTGAAGGAGTTTCAAGAAAACAAATCCAGAAGTGCTGGG GGCCATACTTCACAGCCTGTCAGTGATCATAGAGGGGTAGAGCAGACACGGGATGATCCAGATGGCATGCATTTAGAAAAGAGAGGTTTCCAAGAGACCAGACGATACGATGATGATCCCAGAAGTTTCCAAGAATCCAGACAATATGGAGATGACCCTAGAATGTTTCGAGAGGTCCGACAAATTGGGGATGACCCCAGAAGTCTTAGCGAGACCAGACATTATGAAGATGATTACAAAGAGTCAAAACGATTTGATGATTATCCCAGTGGTCTTCAAGAAGCAAGGCCATATGCCAATGATCCCAGAGAATTTCAAACGACTATGATACAAGAGACCCCACGAGATCTTCCCCGCGAGAGGAGACGTTATCATGAAGATCCTAGACAAAAGGAAcaacattttgaagaatattcaAGAGCAGAAGCTTCAAGAAGTACTCAAGAAACAAGATATTATGAAGATGATTACATTGGCTTTGGAAATGTGGATCCTGAAAGAAACTGGGGGCGTTCATCAGAGCGTTATGAGAACAGAGGCCAGGAAGATGTTGAGAGGGGTTATCAAG AGAGCTTTGGCAAGCATCCCGTTCACTTCCAACCAATCTCTCAACAAGAAGAATCAAGGATGTATGCTGGGAGAACACAGCAGCGGTCTCATCTGAGTGACTATCAACCAGGCGACGAACCCTACGACCCGTTCCACCCGTCATCCTCGCCACCTCCAGAAGCGTCCAGCTCCACCAGTCTTGACAAGATTGCCTCAACTCTTCTTGAGCTTGTGGCTCGTAGATAA